CCGGCACGCTCACGGAGCAGGCAACCGGGTTCGATCTACTGCGAGCCATGTTTCCGGGAGGCACGATCACTGGCGTTCCGAAGATCCGCTGTATGGAGATCATTGAGGAATTGGAACCGGTCCGCCGCGGTCCCTATACCGGTTCCATGGGGTATCTCAGCTGGAGCGGCGACCTTGACTTCAATATCTTGATTCGTACGCTCACGATGATACAAGGCACTGGATATCTTCAAGTCGGCGCCGGAATTGTGGCCGATTCCGACCCGGCACGCGAGTACGAAGAAACCATTCATAAAGCCCAGGCTTTTTTCAGCGCGTTTGGGTAGCACGATGTGGATCTACTTGAACGATCGATTTGTGCAAGACCACGAAGCCGTCATCTCCGTCTTTGATCATGGATTTCTCTACGGCGACGGAGTCTTTGAAACGATGCGCTCGTATGGTCCTCGCCTCTTCATGCGAGACCGCCATCTATCACGACTGTTTCAGTCCGCCGATGCCATCGGCTTGAGGGTTCCGATTCCGCTCGCACGGTGGGCCGACATTCTTCAGGAATCTCTGGTACGCAACGAGGTGGGAACCGATCAACAAGACGCCTATGTGCGAATCACCCTGTCGCGTGGAGTCGGAGACATTGGGCTGGATCCGGCCCTGTGTCCCTCACCGACCGTCGTCGTGATGACCAAGCCCCTGGTGCCTCCGGCATCACATCTCTATGACCAAGGCATCGCCGTGATGGTCGCGTCGACCACACGTAACTTGCCGAGTGCGCTCCCACCGCGAATCAAGACCACCAATTTCCTCAACAACATCCTGGCCAAGCAAGAGGCCATCGCTGGAAACGCGTTCGACAGCCTGCTGCTCAATTGGGAGGGCCACCTCACCGAAGGCACGATCAGCAATCTCTTCTTCATCCGGAATCGCCGCTTGAGTACGCCTGCCTTGGACTGCGGCCTACTCGACGGCATCACCAGACAAGTCGTGATTCAATTGGCCCAAGAACTCCACCTGCCCATCGAGGAAGGACATTTTACTGTTGACCAGCTCTATCAAGCCGATGAGTGTTTCTTGACCAACACCAGCATGGAAATCATGCCGGTGATATCGATCGACAGCAAGCCCGTCGGGAATGGCGCACCAGGCCCAGTGACCCGCAAGCTACACGCACGGTTCATTGAGTCTCGAGACCGATTCTCGGAACCGTCCCCATCGCGCTAACCTTCTGAATCTGTACAGTTTTCCAAGGTCTTCCCCAAGCCGACCAACAGAAGATCTGCAATTTCTTGACAGCCCGCTAGAGGCTGCTATCGTGTGACCATGCTGAATCACAGATACCCGTCCGTCACTCCATGCCTGCGTACCGTCTTGGCAACTGCAATCTTGCTTGGCGGCTGTTTCCTGGGTCGGGTTCAACCCCTACACGCGGAGATCTACCAGTATATTGACTCCAAAGGGACTATTTCTCTGACCAACGTCCCTTCTGATGTCCGATATCGACGAGTCGACATCCGCCAGAATCGGCTGCACCCCGTCATATCCGAGCAGGAGTTGGAGCCGATGATCAAGCGATTTTCGCGGCAACATCAACTCCATCCGGCTCTCATTCGCGCCGTGATCAAGGCCGAGTCGAATTTTGATCCTCGCGCAGTGTCACGGTCCGGCGCAATCGGGTTGATGCAGCTCATGCCGCAGACCGCGCTTCAGCTGGATGTTCGGGATCTCTACGATCCGGAGGATAATATCGGCGGGGGAACCAAGTATCTCCGCCACTTGCTGGATCGATTCCGAGGGAATCTCCCCCTCGCACTGGCTGCCTACAATGCCGGAGAGCGCGTGGTCGACCGGTATCGTACCCTTCCACCCATCGATGAAACGCGGCAATATGTCAGGAAGGTCCTTCGCTACTACCGAACCTTTCTCGCACATGACCTGGCGTCGACCGGCCATGTCATCCCGTCTTCGGAGTACGCAATGGCACCAGTTTCCCCTGAGGTCTCGATTCCACCCGCCCAGTAGTCCGATCCGTGAGACACAGTCTACTATGCGCCTTCCATCCAGGACGTCGCGTCCCAGGGAAGTCGGATCGGTAGTGAGCACCCACACTGTTCTCTCTCCACAAGGCCGCCTCGGCCACACAACGTGCCACCTGGACCATGTTCTTCACCTCGAGGTCGGCCCTCGTTGAAAAGGATCGCGAGACCATCCGTTCCCATCGAGCCAGTTGCGCTGTAGCTCGCACTAATGACTCTCTGGATCGGATCAACCCGACCTGTCCCCACATGATCCGGCGCAGAGAGTTTCGTACCTTTTCCACATCCTCGAGTCGATCACCCTGGCCGCGTGGTAGCGGCTCACGAGACTCGATCATATTCGAAACCGAGCCGTGAGCGGCCGATGCGATGGCGGCCGCGCCGGCCCGCCTCCCAAACACAAGCCCTTCTAATAATGAGTTGCTTGCCAATCGGTTGGCCCCGTGTACCCCGCTGCAGGCTACCTCTCCGGCCGCGAACAAGCCCGGCAATGTGGTCGCTCCATTGAGGTCGGTCGTGACCCCTCCCATCATATAGTGGGCACTTGGCGAGACCGGAATCCACTCTTCCGTAATGTCGATATCGTGACGAAGACAGGTTGCATAGATCGTGGGAAAGCGACGTTTCACAAAATCGGCGCCGAGATGCGTGACATCAAGATAGACATGCCGAGCACGCGTCGCCGCCATTTCCGCCCAGATGGCCCGTGCCACGATATCTCTCGGAGCCAGCACTCCGAGCGGGTGATATCGCGTCATAAAGGACTCGCCCTTATTATTGCGCAGCTGACCACCTTCCCCACGCATGGCCTCCGACAGCAAGAACGGTGGGCTTGACGGCAGATACAGCGATGTCGGATGAAACTGCACGAATTCCATATCTTGCAGTTCCGCCCCTGCACGAAAGGCCATCGCCATCCCATCGCCCGTGGCATTGGGAGGATTCGTCGTTCGGGCAAAGATCTGGCCGGCGCCACCGGTCGACAGTACCACCGCTTTGGCCGGAATAATGAACTGCTCACCGGAGTTTTCATCAAGAACCACCGCGCCGGAACATCGCCCTCCCTCGACGACAAGATCCACCGTAAAGTGGTAATCCAAGCGGGCGATCCGCTGTTGCCGAACCGCCTGCGCCATGAGGGCTCGGACCATTTCATTTCCCGTGGCGTCGCCTCGCGCACGAAGAATGCGGCTACGGCTATGAGCGGCTTCCCGTGCAAAAGCAAACTTTCCGCCGGCCTTGTCGAACTTCGCTCCCCATTGGATGAGCTCCTGAATTCGATCCGGCCCTTCTTCCACCAGCACACGAACCGCTTCTCGACGACACAACCCATGGCCCGCTTTCACCGTATCCGTCAAATGGATGGAGACATCATCTTCTTCACTCAACGCAACGGCAACGCCGCCTTGCGCGAAGATCGAATTACTCTGGAGAGGATGGCCTTTGGTGAGCATGATCACTCGCCCGACACGGCAGAGCTCCAAGGCGGCACGCAGTCCGGCCACTCCGCTGCCGATGACGAGAAAATCTGCTTCCGGCACAGATCGCGGCATTGTTTATCGTCGTGATGGAGAGGACGGCTCGGACAACATCTGCTTGGTCTGCATCCCGAAGGGCAGGTCGCCCTGCGCCCCGCTCAACAAAATCGAGGGTGTCCCGACCCATTGCAATCGGGCATGGCCACGTTGACGCGTGCCCGAGTCATTGGCGTCTTTTTTCCATGTCCCCTGCCAATTGACCAACACATCGAAGGCGTCCTTTGCCAACATGACCCGCTCGATCTTGAACTCAAGCGTAATCGCATGGAACGCCTCAAAATCCATCTCCGCTTGTCGTCGCAACTCTTCTGTCTGATCGAGCGGGGACAGCATCGCCCGAAACCCTGCCCGATCCTTCTCCTCATACGCCCTTCGGAGGGATTCCAGGGCCTGGTCAAGGCGAAGCAGCCGCTCGTGCTCGGCGGGGTACTGAATCGTCTTGGAGGGACAGCCTGTGACAAGAAAAGTCAGCAACAGAAGCCATCCTATACGCAGAGTTGGTGAAAGACAGGTTCGCCGGACAAACATAAGAAAGGCAGTATAACATAGGGGAAAAGGGTACCGTGAGCTTGCATTTTTCCGAAAAAGCTTTTAGACTCCCCCTTCTTTGGAGATACTAAGCATGTCAAGCGTCTTGAAGAAACGACGGAAGAAGATGCGCAAGCACAAGTACAAGAAATTGCGCCAACGTCAAAAGTTCCTTCGCCGGAAAAGCTAAGCTCAGCCTGCATGGCGGGAGGCCAAGGCCGTGTCCGAGGGTAAGGGCAAGAAAGTTCGAATCCGCGTACGGACGGTCAGTTGTACCTACGTGGGAGACTTCCTGGTACCCCCAATGCGAAATCGCGTCTCCGACGCGATTAACGAAGAAGCTCGTCTGTTCATTAGCCTCACCGACGTGGTCATCAATGAGAAAGAACAGTCGGATTTTGTCGCAGTCAATAAAAACCTGATCGAGTCAATCGTTCAGATCTAGCCCAAACCACCCCCTGCCCTCCTCACGCTCCGATATCGTGGAAGAAGGCTGACACGACCACTCAATGTCACCGTCAATCGAACCACCTGACTTGCCATGGTGATCTTTCGGCGATTCCTGCCGTTCGTTCGCCCCTACGTCCCTCGCCTATTACTGGCCGGACTTCTCGTGACCGGAGTGGCTCTCATCAACCTCACCTTGGTCCGGCTGGCCGGGACACTCTGGGACGTCATCACCGTTCAACATGACGCTGACAAGATGACGCGCTCCATCGGGCTATTCCTCGGCCTGGTGATTCTCCAGGGGCTCTGCTCGATGGGCCATAGTTACCTCACCGCCTGGGTCTCCCAGACCGTCGTCGCTGACTTTCGCAAACATCTCTTTGGGCATCTCCAAAAGCTGACGGTCAGCTTTTTCGCTCGCCGACGCACAGGAGAATTACTCTCCCGGTTGATGTCCGATGTCACCGTCATTCAATCCCTCGTCACAGAAGCTCCCATCGACGGGGTCAAACAACTCGTGACCTTCATCGGCGGCATTACGTTCCTCCTCTTGATGAATTGGCAGCTCTGCCTCCTGATTCTTGTCCTGCTCCCGTTGTTGGTGGTCGTCTCAAAAATGTTCGGCCGACGGCTGAAATCCCTGTCGACCTCGATTCAAGACCACACGGCTGCACTCAGCACCCTCACCGAAGAAGTCATTTCCGGCATTCGCATCGTCAAGTCCTTCGTTCAGACAGAACGGGAACGGACCCGTTTTGCTGATCAGGTCGAGCAGACACTGCACCAGACACTCCGTCGAGCCGGCATCATGGCCGTCTTCATTCCGGTGATCAGCCTGCTGACCTTCTCATCGGCCACCGCCGTCTTGTGGTACGGAGGTCGCCAGGTCATCGACGGTGTGGTCACGCCGGGTGATCTCTTCGCCTTTGTACTCTTTGCCGGCATCTTGATTGGTCCCTTCAGCTCAGCAGCCAAGATCTTTACCCAGATCAAGGAAGCTCAAGGTGCGACACAGCGAGTCTTCGAGATTCTGGATGCCAAGCCGGAGATCGACGATCGACCAGACGCGCAGCCGCTCGGGACAATCGCAGGGCACGTGCGGATGGAAGACGTCACCTTCAGCTATGACACCCGTCATCCAGTGCTTGCTCACCTGTCGTTTGAGGCGAAGCCTGGTGAATTGGTCGCCTTCGTCGGACCAACCGGCGCCGGGAAGACCACAGTGATCAATCTCCTGCATCGGTTCTACGATCCCATAGAGGGACGCCTGACCATCGACGGACGAGATTTGCGGGATGTGACCCTGGACAGTTGGTATCGACAGATCGCGCTGGTGCCACAAGAAACCATCTTGTTCGGAGGCACCATCCTCGACAACATACGCTATGGGAACAGAGAGGCGAACGAAACCGCGGTGGTTGAGGCAAGCCAAGCGGCCCATGCACACGACTTCATCACAAACTTGCCGGATGGGTACCAAACCGTGGTGGGCGAGAAGGGGGTCAATCTGTCCGGCGGACAGCGCCAACGAATCGCGATCGCTCGAGCCGTTTTGAAGAATCCTCGTATTCTCTTACTCGATGAGGCCACGTCATCTCTCGATACCGAATCGGAGCGGTTGGTGCAGGAAGCCCTCCAACGCCTCATGGAAGGTCGGACAACCTTCGTCGTCGCCCACCGGTTGTCAACCATCCAACGCGCCGACCGAATTCTGGTTTTGGACAAGGGGCAGTTGGTGGAGGAAGGCACGCACGCACAATTGATGGAACGCAAGGGACTGTACCACTACCTCTACACCATCCGGCTCAACGAACCCGCGTAAGCTAGAGGCCTCTTTTTCCCTTACCTTTTCAACTCCCAGCTCACCCATCACCCTTCGTAAATCTACGGTAGAATGAGGTATGGCTGTTTCTCGTCGACTGCTCCTCATCATCCTCGTCTGCCTCCACACTCACTTCCTATGGGTAGGGATTGCGCCAGCGCTGGAGACGGGCACGGAGGTCACTCTGTGGTTGGAGTCCGACCACGCCGTGGCCACTAGCCCATTCAGTGGCCGAAGGGAAATTCGCTTGGAGGCTCAAGAACGGGTCATCGGTTCGGGAGCGATCGGTATCAATGGCATTGTAGTGACCTCACGACGGCTATTGGGGTTTTCGAGCCGCAGCCTGACGTGGACCAAGATAGATCTGGATTTGAACGAAACGGTGTTGGAACGAAAGATTCTGGCAGCCTTCAGCCTGGTTCGAACCGACCGGAATCTATACGCCTTCCGTGGCGCCAATGGTCTTTGGTTTGAGGACGCGTTGGGAGTGCGAGAACAGGTCACCCGCTTCCACAGTAATGACTATGGAGCCGTGTTCATCACCAATGAACGGATCATCGGGTTCACCTCGCTGCTCGGCAGCTTTTCTTCGAAGCCCTTGGATGTGCACGAGCGTATCGTGGAGATCACAAACGACAATGGACTCATTCTCGTCTCCACAAACAGACGCTCGTTGGTCTTAGGGAGTCGGCTGAGTGGGTGGGAAGAATTCAGTGAATGATTCCGTGAAATCAGTTCCGATGTTCGCTCGACTGTCTATAATACAAGACAGAGGTCGTAAGGAGTCAGACGATGATTGAGCAATGACACCCGGGCTATTCTTCGCCCCTCTGCCGAACGACCCCACTCATTATGGTTAACAAGAACGATCGGAGACAGTCGCAACAGAAGTATTTCATATCCAACCGCGAGAAGCTTCGACTTCACCGTCGTGCCTATAAGGCCCAACAACAAGATCATTCTGAAGTATGCGGTGTATCGATCATTGACCAACGAGGATACATCTCCTTTGAATTTTTGAAGAATTACAGTGCTCAACCTGGCAGATATGCGCTACGCCTTTCAGACGTTAGATCCATCAAGAGATCTATTTCACAATATGGCAAACGTCTCCTCGGCACATTTCACTCCCACCCTTTAAGTGAAGCAATACCTAGCTTAAGAGACCGCAAGAATGGGTTTTATCGGGGCATTGAATTGATTTACGATGTCTGTGGCCGAGAGTTGAAGTTATGGCAGCAGCTGAGCCGGGGAAGGAAGAAGATCTTGAGGGAGCTTCCTCTGGTTTTAGAAAAGAGAAGAAAACCAAAAAGAAGGAAGAAAGGAGACCAGCAACAGTTTTGTACATCAAGCATGGGATGATATCTTGAAATCATCCAGCTGCACATATTTTGGCCAGGCTGTTGGGAAAGCGCCCATCAGGGCGAACATTTATCGAACACCTCACACTCAACCTTCAAGATAGGCTCTCTCTTCATCACGATGTCTTGTGTTGGGCAGCACGTTCCTGACGGCGAAGGATATCGTCCAGTCTGGCCCTCGCTCGCGCATAGAGATGTCGCCGCTCTTCCTGGGCGCGAAACGGATCAGCAAAGGTCTGGTCCGACGGTGCCATTGGCGCCAGGGGGAACATACGGAGCGCCGACCGTTTGACGGCTGGCTTCTGTTTCCAAGGATTGTAGAGGGGATCTCCAACAAGCACCATGCGCCAGCTCACCCAGCGGCTGGTCAGATAATAGGCTTCGAGCAGGGTATATTGGCCGGTCATCAGCAAAGCTGAAAACTCCAGTGGCTCTGGGAAAGCGTCTAGGTAGGGTTCCCCTACCGAACCAAGTGTGGCGGTAATGCCGTGTTCTAACGCGTTCTTGCACCAGCCCGTCACGCCAGATTGATGCAGACTGACCGCCTCGGCCGAGGCCATGTGATATCCAATGGCACCAGGCCGAAAAGCAAAGGCATCCTCATAATGCCTCAATCGGTACCACCCAATATACAGTGCCACATCAGGGGTCTGGCCGGGATGGTCAAATCGTGCTTTGGTATTTTCCAAGACGGATCGATACCCACTCTGTTCCGTGATAAACGTATCGAGGTGCTGGAGGCTCTGATCGTATTTCCTGTAGGTATCTGGTCGTTCCTTGGCAGGCATCCCTTGAGCATCGAGATACATTGATCCGGTTAAACCGTTCGCTTCTGCCTCCATCGCATGATCGTCCAACTGTGCGGCCAACTCAGCTGTTGGCGCATCCAGACGGCTGACCATCAAAGCTGGAGGATCTCGAATGAATTTGTTCTTTGAAGCAGGACCTGCATGATAAAAGGGATTCGGATGCCGCCAGGCGAGCGGGTAGTCACCCCATTCCCACCAGAGCAGGCTTAGTTCACTATCGACACTGGCATTGCTCGATTCATCGGAAAGCAGTTCCAATTCCATCGCCGCCAGCACAAAAACCCCCATGTTGTCCGTAAACCAATTCGATTCGCCGATAGAGATCATCTCGGTTCTGCCGAACCGGAAGCTCCAGCGATCCCACCAACAACTGCAATCCTTCACGTTGTTGCGCTCGTCGTTCTTCGTGGGTACTGTCCGACCCTTGCACTGATGACGGCACCTCATGGTGCAACTCGGCCACACCTGCCAGCCCCTTATAGCGTCGAAACAGGAACTCCAGCTTAGCGTAGACCTGAGGATTCATCGGTGAGTGCTGTCGAGCCCATTCCAGCGAACTCAGGACGACGCGATCCAGGCGGAAGACCGTCCCCATGTTCCGCTCATAGGTCGGCAAGTTCTGATTCTGGTCGCTACCAGGCGCGCCCCCACCATCGGATGGAACCACGAGCGCCCGAACCTGCTGTTCCACCTCAACCAGGTGAGTACGCGCAGCTTCCAATCTTTCAGCAGCATCACGACGCAGCGTTCGTTCTGCTGTTGTAAAATCGGAAGGCCCCACATGAAGCGGAACTCCATAGACAGTCACCAACACGCGAACCCGCTTGTGCAGATTCTGTTGCTGCAGCATCTGTCGAATCGGCACCACTATCTTCCGGTCATATTCGCTTCGGCTGATTGTTTCACCCTCCGGCAGATCCAACTTCACAATCTGCTAGGATGGGACACTGCGGCGTGCCGCGTAATATTCTGCAACTTTGACACTTTTACGACTATTACCATTGGCCACAATCATGACCTGATCGGAATGAAGCTCCCCGCAGCAAGCTGCGGGGTATCACAGAACTAAAACATTCGGAGTTGCCAGAGCTCTGCGCGGGGTTGCCCTTGCCGCTGTACGTACCGCTCGACTGTCTGCCAGTTCGCTCGCTCTCCGACCGTCGCCACATAATACCCGTCGGTCCAAAATTCACCGCCCCACAGCACTCGTTTGACGGCAGGCTTCCGTCGAAAGATTTCCCGGGCCGTGATGCTTTTGAATATCTGCACAATCCGTCCCGGAGCCATTTTCGGGTGGGCACTGCAGAGCAGATGAATATGATTCTTATCCGTTCCAATCGCTTCCATTTCGATCGGAAACCGAGCCGCAATCTCGGCCGCCGTTTCCTGGATAATCGCGGTCACCTCCTCATCCAGCAGCGCCTTGCGGTATTTCACCGGAAACACAACATGGTAGTGGATTTGCCACGCACAGTGCGCCCCCTTGCGAACTTCATCTTCCCTCTGATCCGTCATGCGCCAGAGGGTACCAGAGGAGAGGATCCCCGTAGCAAGCTACGGGGAATCACAAGTTGAAGCTCAGCTCTGGCGGAAGAGGCTGTGACGACCCAGTCATGCCCAGCAGCAGAAATACTAGCGGTACGCAGCACCCCCCCCCAAGCGATAGCCCAGACCGTCGACGTACTCATACTTGTTGGCTACCGCCCTACTATCACATAATTCTCACTGTCTGAAACAGTGATGGTGCGCCAACCGCCCCAATAACTTTACATGCTTGTAATAGACCCATAACGCTCCAGCAACAGACTCTTGCTACCCTGATAGCAATACATAATCTTAAAAAGGAGGATCAGATGGTAACAGTTGGCAACTTGATGCAGACAGAACCGGTGACAGTGGAGGCAGGTACATCAGTCATCGAGGCAGCGAAACTCATGAGAGCCTGCAATGTAGAAAGTGTATTGGTGACACACAAAGCAAAGATCATCGGGATCGTCACCGAGTCGGACATCGTCAAGAAATTCGTCGGTGCTGAGAAGGCATCTTACTTTGTGCCGGTTGATGCCATCATGAGCAGTCCCGTTCCTGGTATCGAAGAGCGGCGGCCATTAACAGAAGCCGCCGACCTCATGGATAAGCATCGCACGCTGCACCTCGGAGTGACCAAAGGAGGCGCACTCATCGGGCTTGTTTCTGTTCGAGACTTTCTTCGACCGGTGTCCATCGACGAGTTTTAAGCATCTCTCCGCTCGTGAGCTGCCTGCCTAGTCGACGCGGCAGTTCCGCCCCGTTCTTCAACCTCTCCCAAGCGCATCTCTAC
The Candidatus Nitrospira nitrosa DNA segment above includes these coding regions:
- a CDS encoding aminotransferase class IV, with protein sequence MNDRFVQDHEAVISVFDHGFLYGDGVFETMRSYGPRLFMRDRHLSRLFQSADAIGLRVPIPLARWADILQESLVRNEVGTDQQDAYVRITLSRGVGDIGLDPALCPSPTVVVMTKPLVPPASHLYDQGIAVMVASTTRNLPSALPPRIKTTNFLNNILAKQEAIAGNAFDSLLLNWEGHLTEGTISNLFFIRNRRLSTPALDCGLLDGITRQVVIQLAQELHLPIEEGHFTVDQLYQADECFLTNTSMEIMPVISIDSKPVGNGAPGPVTRKLHARFIESRDRFSEPSPSR
- a CDS encoding lytic transglycosylase domain-containing protein encodes the protein MLNHRYPSVTPCLRTVLATAILLGGCFLGRVQPLHAEIYQYIDSKGTISLTNVPSDVRYRRVDIRQNRLHPVISEQELEPMIKRFSRQHQLHPALIRAVIKAESNFDPRAVSRSGAIGLMQLMPQTALQLDVRDLYDPEDNIGGGTKYLRHLLDRFRGNLPLALAAYNAGERVVDRYRTLPPIDETRQYVRKVLRYYRTFLAHDLASTGHVIPSSEYAMAPVSPEVSIPPAQ
- the nadB gene encoding L-aspartate oxidase — protein: MPRSVPEADFLVIGSGVAGLRAALELCRVGRVIMLTKGHPLQSNSIFAQGGVAVALSEEDDVSIHLTDTVKAGHGLCRREAVRVLVEEGPDRIQELIQWGAKFDKAGGKFAFAREAAHSRSRILRARGDATGNEMVRALMAQAVRQQRIARLDYHFTVDLVVEGGRCSGAVVLDENSGEQFIIPAKAVVLSTGGAGQIFARTTNPPNATGDGMAMAFRAGAELQDMEFVQFHPTSLYLPSSPPFLLSEAMRGEGGQLRNNKGESFMTRYHPLGVLAPRDIVARAIWAEMAATRARHVYLDVTHLGADFVKRRFPTIYATCLRHDIDITEEWIPVSPSAHYMMGGVTTDLNGATTLPGLFAAGEVACSGVHGANRLASNSLLEGLVFGRRAGAAAIASAAHGSVSNMIESREPLPRGQGDRLEDVEKVRNSLRRIMWGQVGLIRSRESLVRATAQLARWERMVSRSFSTRADLEVKNMVQVARCVAEAALWRENSVGAHYRSDFPGTRRPGWKAHSRLCLTDRTTGRVESRPQGKLVPLRTPKTG
- a CDS encoding DUF6812 domain-containing protein — encoded protein: MSEGKGKKVRIRVRTVSCTYVGDFLVPPMRNRVSDAINEEARLFISLTDVVINEKEQSDFVAVNKNLIESIVQI
- a CDS encoding ABC transporter ATP-binding protein, encoding MVIFRRFLPFVRPYVPRLLLAGLLVTGVALINLTLVRLAGTLWDVITVQHDADKMTRSIGLFLGLVILQGLCSMGHSYLTAWVSQTVVADFRKHLFGHLQKLTVSFFARRRTGELLSRLMSDVTVIQSLVTEAPIDGVKQLVTFIGGITFLLLMNWQLCLLILVLLPLLVVVSKMFGRRLKSLSTSIQDHTAALSTLTEEVISGIRIVKSFVQTERERTRFADQVEQTLHQTLRRAGIMAVFIPVISLLTFSSATAVLWYGGRQVIDGVVTPGDLFAFVLFAGILIGPFSSAAKIFTQIKEAQGATQRVFEILDAKPEIDDRPDAQPLGTIAGHVRMEDVTFSYDTRHPVLAHLSFEAKPGELVAFVGPTGAGKTTVINLLHRFYDPIEGRLTIDGRDLRDVTLDSWYRQIALVPQETILFGGTILDNIRYGNREANETAVVEASQAAHAHDFITNLPDGYQTVVGEKGVNLSGGQRQRIAIARAVLKNPRILLLDEATSSLDTESERLVQEALQRLMEGRTTFVVAHRLSTIQRADRILVLDKGQLVEEGTHAQLMERKGLYHYLYTIRLNEPA
- a CDS encoding TIGR03790 family protein, giving the protein MISIGESNWFTDNMGVFVLAAMELELLSDESSNASVDSELSLLWWEWGDYPLAWRHPNPFYHAGPASKNKFIRDPPALMVSRLDAPTAELAAQLDDHAMEAEANGLTGSMYLDAQGMPAKERPDTYRKYDQSLQHLDTFITEQSGYRSVLENTKARFDHPGQTPDVALYIGWYRLRHYEDAFAFRPGAIGYHMASAEAVSLHQSGVTGWCKNALEHGITATLGSVGEPYLDAFPEPLEFSALLMTGQYTLLEAYYLTSRWVSWRMVLVGDPLYNPWKQKPAVKRSALRMFPLAPMAPSDQTFADPFRAQEERRHLYARARARLDDILRRQERAAQHKTS
- the tnpA gene encoding IS200/IS605 family transposase, with translation MTDQREDEVRKGAHCAWQIHYHVVFPVKYRKALLDEEVTAIIQETAAEIAARFPIEMEAIGTDKNHIHLLCSAHPKMAPGRIVQIFKSITAREIFRRKPAVKRVLWGGEFWTDGYYVATVGERANWQTVERYVQRQGQPRAELWQLRMF
- a CDS encoding CBS domain-containing protein, translating into MVTVGNLMQTEPVTVEAGTSVIEAAKLMRACNVESVLVTHKAKIIGIVTESDIVKKFVGAEKASYFVPVDAIMSSPVPGIEERRPLTEAADLMDKHRTLHLGVTKGGALIGLVSVRDFLRPVSIDEF